From a single Oncorhynchus keta strain PuntledgeMale-10-30-2019 unplaced genomic scaffold, Oket_V2 Un_contig_3979_pilon_pilon, whole genome shotgun sequence genomic region:
- the LOC127924356 gene encoding uncharacterized protein LOC127924356 isoform X45: MSWKISTSLHNAVLGGVSFYCKYIGEYLTLQRITLVGSQMSSYFHRALVNGRDSLSPCLCQSFSSLPVSARHSALSLSLPVSASHSALSLSLPVIQLSPCLCQSFSSLPVSASHSAFSLSLPVIQLSPCLCQAFSSLPVSASHSALSLSLPVSARHSALSLSLPVSASHSAFSLSLPVSARHSALSLSLPVSPCLCQAFSSLPVSARHSALSLSLPVSARHSALSLSLPVSARHSALSLSLPGIQLSPCLSLSLPGIQLSPCLSLSLPGIQLSPCLCQAFSSLPVSPCLCQSFSFLPVSQNDLHKHGSIV; the protein is encoded by the exons atGTCCTGGAAGATCTCTACATCGCTCCATAATGCAGTACTGGGTGGAGTTAgtttctactgtaaatatattggAGAATATTTAACACTACAGAGAATCACGCTGGTTGGGTCACAAATGTCGTCATAtttccacagggctctggtcaatggCAGGgattcactctctccctgtctctgccagTCATtcagctctctccctgtctctgccagGCATtcagctctctccctgtctctccctgtctctgccagTCATtcagctctctccctgtctctgccagTCATtcagctctctccctgtctctgccag TCATtcagctctctccctgtctctgccagTCATTCAgctttctccctgtctctgccaGTCATtcagctctctccctgtctctgccagGCATtcagctctctccctgtctctgccagTCATtcagctctctccctgtctctccctgtctctgccagGCATtcagctctctccctgtctctccctgtctctgccagTCATTCagctttctccctgtctctccctgtctctgccagGCATtcagctctctccctgtctctccctgtctctccctgtctctgccagGCATtcagctctctccctgtctctgccagGCATtcagctctctccctgtctctccctgtctctgccagGCATtcagctctctccctgtctctccctgtctctgccagGCATtcagctctctccctgtctctgccagGCATtcagctctctccctgtctctccctgtctctgccagGCATtcagctctctccctgtctctccctgtctctgccagGCATtcagctctctccctgtctctgccagGCATtcagctctctccctgtctctccctgtctctgccagTCATTCagctttctccctgtctctcaaaATGACCTGCATAAACATGGTTCCATTGTTTAA
- the LOC127924356 gene encoding uncharacterized protein LOC127924356 isoform X31, with product MAGIHSLPVSASHSALSLSLPVSARHSALSLSLPGIQLSPCLCQAFSSLPVSPCLCQAFSSLPVSPCLCQAFSSLPVSPCLCQSFSFLPVSPCLCQAFSSLPVSPCLCQAFSSLPVSPCLSLSLPVIQLSPCLCQSFSSLPVSASHSAFSLSLPVIQLSPCLCQAFSSLPVSASHSALSLSLPVSARHSALSLSLPVSASHSAFSLSLPVSARHSALSLSLPVSPCLCQAFSSLPVSARHSALSLSLPVSARHSALSLSLPVSARHSALSLSLPGIQLSPCLSLSLPGIQLSPCLSLSLPGIQLSPCLCQAFSSLPVSPCLCQSFSFLPVSQNDLHKHGSIV from the exons atggCAGGgattcactctctccctgtctctgccagTCATtcagctctctccct ctctctccctgtctctgccagGCATtcagctctctccctgtctctgccag GCATtcagctctctccctgtctctgccagGCATtcagctctctccctgtctctccctgtctctgccagGCATtcagctctctccctgtctctccctgtctctgccagGCATtcagctctctccctgtctctccctgtctctgccagTCATTCagctttctccctgtctctccctgtctctgccagGCATtcagctctctccctgtctctccctgtctctgccagGCATtcagctctctccctgtctctccctgtctctccctgtctctgccagTCATTCAgctttctccctgtctctgccaGTCATtcagctctctccctgtctctgccagTCATTCAgctttctccctgtctctgccaGTCATtcagctctctccctgtctctgccagGCATtcagctctctccctgtctctgccagTCATtcagctctctccctgtctctccctgtctctgccagGCATtcagctctctccctgtctctccctgtctctgccagTCATTCagctttctccctgtctctccctgtctctgccagGCATtcagctctctccctgtctctccctgtctctccctgtctctgccagGCATtcagctctctccctgtctctgccagGCATtcagctctctccctgtctctccctgtctctgccagGCATtcagctctctccctgtctctccctgtctctgccagGCATtcagctctctccctgtctctgccagGCATtcagctctctccctgtctctccctgtctctgccagGCATtcagctctctccctgtctctccctgtctctgccagGCATtcagctctctccctgtctctgccagGCATtcagctctctccctgtctctccctgtctctgccagTCATTCagctttctccctgtctctcaaaATGACCTGCATAAACATGGTTCCATTGTTTAA
- the LOC127924356 gene encoding periaxin-like isoform X23 codes for MAGIHSLPVSASHSALSLSLPGIQLSPCLSLSLPVIQLSPCLCQSFSSLPLSPCLCQAFSSLPVSARHSALSLSLPGIQLSPCLSLSLPGIQLSPCLSLSLPVIQLSPCLSLSLPGIQLSPCLSLSLPGIQLSPSLSLSLPVIQLSPCLCQSFSSLPVSARHSALSLSLPVIQLSPCLSLSLPGIQLSPCLSLSLPVIQLSPCLSLSLPGIQLSPCLSLSLPVSARHSALSLSLPGIQLSPCLSLSLPGIQLSPCLSLSLPGIQLSPCLCQAFSSLPVSPCLCQAFSSLPVSPCLCQAFSSLPVSARHSALSLSLPVSASHSAFSLSLKMTCINMVPLFKPSTGQRALLIYTQNHVFFFIS; via the exons atggCAGGgattcactctctccctgtctctgccagTCATtcagctctctccctgtctctgccagGCATtcagctctctccctgtctctccctgtctctgccagTCATtcagctctctccctgtctctgccagTCATtcagctctctccct ctctctccctgtctctgccagGCATtcagctctctccctgtctctgccagGCATtcagctctctccctgtctctgccag GCATtcagctctctccctgtctctccctgtctctgccagGCATtcagctctctccctgtctctccctgtctctgccagTCATTCagctttctccctgtctctccctgtctctgccagGCATtcagctctctccctgtctctccctgtctctgccagGCATtcagctctctccct ctctctccctgtctctgccagTCATTCAgctttctccctgtctctgccaGTCATtcagctctctccctgtctctgccagGCATtcagctctctccctgtctctgccagTCATtcagctctctccctgtctctccctgtctctgccagGCATtcagctctctccctgtctctccctgtctctgccagTCATTCagctttctccctgtctctccctgtctctgccagGCATtcagctctctccctgtctctccctgtctctccctgtctctgccagGCATtcagctctctccctgtctctgccagGCATtcagctctctccctgtctctccctgtctctgccagGCATtcagctctctccctgtctctccctgtctctgccagGCATtcagctctctccctgtctctgccagGCATtcagctctctccctgtctctccctgtctctgccagGCATtcagctctctccctgtctctccctgtctctgccagGCATtcagctctctccctgtctctgccagGCATtcagctctctccctgtctctccctgtctctgccagTCATTCagctttctccctgtctctcaaaATGACCTGCATAAACATGGTTCCATTGTTTAAACCCAG
- the LOC127924356 gene encoding periaxin-like isoform X30 yields MAGIHSLPVSASHSALSLSLPGIQLSPCLSLSLPVIQLSPCLCQSFSSLPLSPCLCQAFSSLPVSARHSALSLSLPGIQLSPCLSLSLPVIQLSPCLSLSLPGIQLSPCLSLSLPGIQLSPSLSLSLPVIQLSPCLCQSFSSLPVSARHSALSLSLPVIQLSPCLSLSLPGIQLSPCLSLSLPVIQLSPCLSLSLPGIQLSPCLSLSLPVSARHSALSLSLPGIQLSPCLSLSLPGIQLSPCLSLSLPGIQLSPCLCQAFSSLPVSPCLCQAFSSLPVSPCLCQAFSSLPVSARHSALSLSLPVSASHSAFSLSLKMTCINMVPLFKPSTGQRALLIYTQNHVFFFIS; encoded by the exons atggCAGGgattcactctctccctgtctctgccagTCATtcagctctctccctgtctctgccagGCATtcagctctctccctgtctctccctgtctctgccagTCATtcagctctctccctgtctctgccagTCATtcagctctctccct ctctctccctgtctctgccagGCATtcagctctctccctgtctctgccagGCATtcagctctctccctgtctctgccag GCATtcagctctctccctgtctctccctgtctctgccagTCATTCagctttctccctgtctctccctgtctctgccagGCATtcagctctctccctgtctctccctgtctctgccagGCATtcagctctctccct ctctctccctgtctctgccagTCATTCAgctttctccctgtctctgccaGTCATtcagctctctccctgtctctgccagGCATtcagctctctccctgtctctgccagTCATtcagctctctccctgtctctccctgtctctgccagGCATtcagctctctccctgtctctccctgtctctgccagTCATTCagctttctccctgtctctccctgtctctgccagGCATtcagctctctccctgtctctccctgtctctccctgtctctgccagGCATtcagctctctccctgtctctgccagGCATtcagctctctccctgtctctccctgtctctgccagGCATtcagctctctccctgtctctccctgtctctgccagGCATtcagctctctccctgtctctgccagGCATtcagctctctccctgtctctccctgtctctgccagGCATtcagctctctccctgtctctccctgtctctgccagGCATtcagctctctccctgtctctgccagGCATtcagctctctccctgtctctccctgtctctgccagTCATTCagctttctccctgtctctcaaaATGACCTGCATAAACATGGTTCCATTGTTTAAACCCAG
- the LOC127924356 gene encoding periaxin-like isoform X22, with translation MAGIHSLPVSASHSALSLSLPGIQLSPCLSLSLPVIQLSPCLCQSFSSLPVSARHSALSLSLPGIQLSPCLSLSLPGIQLSPCLSLSLPGIQLSPCLSLSLPVIQLSPCLSLSLPGIQLSPCLSLSLPGIQLSPSLSLSLPVIQLSPCLCQSFSSLPVSARHSALSLSLPVIQLSPCLSLSLPGIQLSPCLSLSLPVIQLSPCLSLSLPGIQLSPCLSLSLPVSARHSALSLSLPGIQLSPCLSLSLPGIQLSPCLSLSLPGIQLSPCLCQAFSSLPVSPCLCQAFSSLPVSPCLCQAFSSLPVSARHSALSLSLPVSASHSAFSLSLKMTCINMVPLFKPSTGQRALLIYTQNHVFFFIS, from the exons atggCAGGgattcactctctccctgtctctgccagTCATtcagctctctccctgtctctgccagGCATtcagctctctccctgtctctccctgtctctgccagTCATtcagctctctccctgtctctgccagTCATtcagctctctccctgtctctgccag GCATtcagctctctccctgtctctgccagGCATtcagctctctccctgtctctccctgtctctgccagGCATtcagctctctccctgtctctccctgtctctgccagGCATtcagctctctccctgtctctccctgtctctgccagTCATTCagctttctccctgtctctccctgtctctgccagGCATtcagctctctccctgtctctccctgtctctgccagGCATtcagctctctccct ctctctccctgtctctgccagTCATTCAgctttctccctgtctctgccaGTCATtcagctctctccctgtctctgccagGCATtcagctctctccctgtctctgccagTCATtcagctctctccctgtctctccctgtctctgccagGCATtcagctctctccctgtctctccctgtctctgccagTCATTCagctttctccctgtctctccctgtctctgccagGCATtcagctctctccctgtctctccctgtctctccctgtctctgccagGCATtcagctctctccctgtctctgccagGCATtcagctctctccctgtctctccctgtctctgccagGCATtcagctctctccctgtctctccctgtctctgccagGCATtcagctctctccctgtctctgccagGCATtcagctctctccctgtctctccctgtctctgccagGCATtcagctctctccctgtctctccctgtctctgccagGCATtcagctctctccctgtctctgccagGCATtcagctctctccctgtctctccctgtctctgccagTCATTCagctttctccctgtctctcaaaATGACCTGCATAAACATGGTTCCATTGTTTAAACCCAG
- the LOC127924356 gene encoding uncharacterized protein LOC127924356 isoform X44, producing the protein MAGIHSLPVSASHSALSLSLPVSARHSALSLSLPGIQLSPCLCQAFSSLPVSPCLCQSFSFLPVSPCLCQAFSSLPVSPCLCQAFSSLPVSPCLSLSLPVIQLSPCLCQSFSSLPVSASHSAFSLSLPVIQLSPCLCQAFSSLPVSASHSALSLSLPVSARHSALSLSLPVSASHSAFSLSLPVSARHSALSLSLPVSPCLCQAFSSLPVSARHSALSLSLPVSARHSALSLSLPVSARHSALSLSLPGIQLSPCLSLSLPGIQLSPCLSLSLPGIQLSPCLCQAFSSLPVSPCLCQSFSFLPVSQNDLHKHGSIV; encoded by the exons atggCAGGgattcactctctccctgtctctgccagTCATtcagctctctccct ctctctccctgtctctgccagGCATtcagctctctccctgtctctgccagGCATtcagctctctccctgtctctgccag GCATtcagctctctccctgtctctccctgtctctgccagTCATTCagctttctccctgtctctccctgtctctgccagGCATtcagctctctccctgtctctccctgtctctgccagGCATtcagctctctccctgtctctccctgtctctccctgtctctgccagTCATTCAgctttctccctgtctctgccaGTCATtcagctctctccctgtctctgccagTCATTCAgctttctccctgtctctgccaGTCATtcagctctctccctgtctctgccagGCATtcagctctctccctgtctctgccagTCATtcagctctctccctgtctctccctgtctctgccagGCATtcagctctctccctgtctctccctgtctctgccagTCATTCagctttctccctgtctctccctgtctctgccagGCATtcagctctctccctgtctctccctgtctctccctgtctctgccagGCATtcagctctctccctgtctctgccagGCATtcagctctctccctgtctctccctgtctctgccagGCATtcagctctctccctgtctctccctgtctctgccagGCATtcagctctctccctgtctctgccagGCATtcagctctctccctgtctctccctgtctctgccagGCATtcagctctctccctgtctctccctgtctctgccagGCATtcagctctctccctgtctctgccagGCATtcagctctctccctgtctctccctgtctctgccagTCATTCagctttctccctgtctctcaaaATGACCTGCATAAACATGGTTCCATTGTTTAA
- the LOC127924356 gene encoding periaxin-like isoform X19: protein MAGIHSLPVSASHSALSLSLPGIQLSPCLSLSLPVIQLSPCLCQSFSSLPLSPCLCQAFSSLPVSARHSALSLSLPGIQLSPCLSLSLPGIQLSPCLSLSLPGIQLSPCLSLSLPVIQLSPCLSLSLPGIQLSPCLSLSLPGIQLSPSLSLSLPVIQLSPCLCQSFSSLPVSARHSALSLSLPVIQLSPCLSLSLPGIQLSPCLSLSLPVIQLSPCLSLSLPGIQLSPCLSLSLPVSARHSALSLSLPGIQLSPCLSLSLPGIQLSPCLSLSLPGIQLSPCLCQAFSSLPVSPCLCQAFSSLPVSPCLCQAFSSLPVSARHSALSLSLPVSASHSAFSLSLKMTCINMVPLFKPSTGQRALLIYTQNHVFFFIS, encoded by the exons atggCAGGgattcactctctccctgtctctgccagTCATtcagctctctccctgtctctgccagGCATtcagctctctccctgtctctccctgtctctgccagTCATtcagctctctccctgtctctgccagTCATtcagctctctccct ctctctccctgtctctgccagGCATtcagctctctccctgtctctgccag GCATtcagctctctccctgtctctgccagGCATtcagctctctccctgtctctccctgtctctgccagGCATtcagctctctccctgtctctccctgtctctgccagGCATtcagctctctccctgtctctccctgtctctgccagTCATTCagctttctccctgtctctccctgtctctgccagGCATtcagctctctccctgtctctccctgtctctgccagGCATtcagctctctccct ctctctccctgtctctgccagTCATTCAgctttctccctgtctctgccaGTCATtcagctctctccctgtctctgccagGCATtcagctctctccctgtctctgccagTCATtcagctctctccctgtctctccctgtctctgccagGCATtcagctctctccctgtctctccctgtctctgccagTCATTCagctttctccctgtctctccctgtctctgccagGCATtcagctctctccctgtctctccctgtctctccctgtctctgccagGCATtcagctctctccctgtctctgccagGCATtcagctctctccctgtctctccctgtctctgccagGCATtcagctctctccctgtctctccctgtctctgccagGCATtcagctctctccctgtctctgccagGCATtcagctctctccctgtctctccctgtctctgccagGCATtcagctctctccctgtctctccctgtctctgccagGCATtcagctctctccctgtctctgccagGCATtcagctctctccctgtctctccctgtctctgccagTCATTCagctttctccctgtctctcaaaATGACCTGCATAAACATGGTTCCATTGTTTAAACCCAG
- the LOC127924356 gene encoding periaxin-like isoform X42 codes for MAGIHSLPVSASHSALSLSLPVSARHSALSLSLPGIQLSPCLSLSLPGIQLSPCLSLSLPVIQLSPCLSLSLPGIQLSPCLSLSLPGIQLSPSLSLSLPVIQLSPCLCQSFSSLPVSARHSALSLSLPVIQLSPCLSLSLPGIQLSPCLSLSLPVIQLSPCLSLSLPGIQLSPCLSLSLPVSARHSALSLSLPGIQLSPCLSLSLPGIQLSPCLSLSLPGIQLSPCLCQAFSSLPVSPCLCQAFSSLPVSPCLCQAFSSLPVSARHSALSLSLPVSASHSAFSLSLKMTCINMVPLFKPSTGQRALLIYTQNHVFFFIS; via the exons atggCAGGgattcactctctccctgtctctgccagTCATtcagctctctccct ctctctccctgtctctgccagGCATtcagctctctccctgtctctgccag GCATtcagctctctccctgtctctccctgtctctgccagGCATtcagctctctccctgtctctccctgtctctgccagTCATTCagctttctccctgtctctccctgtctctgccagGCATtcagctctctccctgtctctccctgtctctgccagGCATtcagctctctccct ctctctccctgtctctgccagTCATTCAgctttctccctgtctctgccaGTCATtcagctctctccctgtctctgccagGCATtcagctctctccctgtctctgccagTCATtcagctctctccctgtctctccctgtctctgccagGCATtcagctctctccctgtctctccctgtctctgccagTCATTCagctttctccctgtctctccctgtctctgccagGCATtcagctctctccctgtctctccctgtctctccctgtctctgccagGCATtcagctctctccctgtctctgccagGCATtcagctctctccctgtctctccctgtctctgccagGCATtcagctctctccctgtctctccctgtctctgccagGCATtcagctctctccctgtctctgccagGCATtcagctctctccctgtctctccctgtctctgccagGCATtcagctctctccctgtctctccctgtctctgccagGCATtcagctctctccctgtctctgccagGCATtcagctctctccctgtctctccctgtctctgccagTCATTCagctttctccctgtctctcaaaATGACCTGCATAAACATGGTTCCATTGTTTAAACCCAG